A portion of the Pedobacter cryoconitis genome contains these proteins:
- a CDS encoding aspartyl protease family protein, giving the protein MMIQRRSRKISCAKLLLTGGVLLYLLLVLAPLVHAQRFEFSGNRKKQSIPFILVKNLIIIPVYINGKGPYNFLLDTGVAQMIITDTTFLDNLDLKSAKTVKVQGYGFGDNIEAVLTRNVSAKVGKAIIKSIPTAIFKKDIFDLSNYLGIKIYGILGYYFFNSFKVKINYYTNKLTFYAPDAKIELKGNRIPIQITGGKPYLTTQIKTDDLGDIEVDLLIDNGSSHPLMMESLHDKPFPLPAKTIYANLGVGINGIINGSMGRISAIKLGTYTFNEVLTGFPEYNIGRSTMEGRTRNGSLGSDILRHFIVTFDYTGGFLYLKKNNNDVPKFEHDMSGLEIYVIQGIKDRYYIGRIEVGSPAEEAGLQVNDEITAINFVGVVHYKLNELTEILKDRNGKQLLMEIYRADDKHVMLLRLKKRI; this is encoded by the coding sequence ATGATGATCCAAAGACGCTCCAGGAAAATTAGCTGTGCTAAGTTATTGCTTACCGGAGGCGTATTGTTATACCTGCTGCTTGTACTAGCTCCTCTTGTTCATGCGCAAAGATTTGAGTTCAGCGGAAACCGTAAAAAACAGTCAATTCCTTTTATATTAGTCAAAAATCTCATCATTATTCCTGTTTACATTAATGGAAAAGGCCCTTACAATTTTCTATTAGACACAGGTGTAGCACAAATGATTATTACAGACACCACTTTTCTGGATAATCTGGATCTTAAAAGTGCCAAGACCGTAAAGGTTCAAGGCTACGGATTTGGTGATAACATTGAAGCTGTTTTAACCAGAAATGTTAGTGCCAAAGTAGGCAAAGCCATCATTAAGAGTATTCCTACAGCAATCTTTAAAAAGGACATCTTCGATTTGTCGAATTATCTTGGTATTAAAATTTACGGCATCCTTGGCTACTATTTCTTTAACAGTTTTAAAGTAAAAATCAATTATTATACTAACAAGCTTACTTTTTATGCTCCTGATGCTAAAATAGAGCTTAAGGGAAACAGGATCCCGATTCAGATTACGGGTGGGAAACCTTATTTGACCACACAAATAAAGACAGATGATCTGGGCGATATAGAAGTTGATCTGCTTATTGATAATGGCTCCAGCCACCCGCTGATGATGGAATCTTTGCATGATAAACCCTTCCCCTTACCTGCAAAAACCATTTATGCTAACCTTGGTGTTGGGATTAACGGTATCATCAATGGCTCGATGGGCAGGATCTCAGCTATTAAGCTTGGAACATATACATTCAACGAAGTACTGACAGGGTTTCCAGAATATAACATTGGGCGTTCTACGATGGAAGGAAGAACAAGGAATGGTAGCCTGGGTTCTGATATACTACGGCATTTCATAGTTACTTTTGATTATACCGGTGGATTTTTATACCTGAAGAAAAATAATAATGACGTTCCAAAGTTCGAGCATGACATGTCTGGTCTTGAAATTTATGTGATACAAGGTATCAAAGACCGCTATTATATTGGCAGAATTGAAGTTGGATCTCCCGCGGAGGAAGCTGGGTTACAGGTAAATGATGAAATTACAGCTATAAATTTTGTGGGTGTAGTACATTATAAGCTTAATGAATTGACAGAAATACTGAAGGATCGCAATGGGAAACAGTTATTGATGGAAATATACAGAGCTGATGATAAGCATGTTATGCTGCTTAGATTAAAAAAGCGGATTTAG
- a CDS encoding gliding motility-associated C-terminal domain-containing protein: MKRISLLLVLFFLCSALQAQTCGTPGLDGPVNVSSSINTYFPPQGNINLPMGAKSILLAPVPANDIYGNNFGITPISAGDMLLIIQMQDAVINFTNDAFYGSNDDKSGYDGLGGTGYISLDNSGKFEYVIATNAVPLSGGILTFRGIGATKGIVNSYTNAPAVSDRGARTFQIVRIPQYSNLTLTKDIKTPPFNGKAGGIIAFDVSGTMNFNGFQVDASARGFRGGYGPATGVSQNLAALYVTLSTDYRASCKGEGIAGTPRYMWDGFNQVDNQVEGLPMGSYGKGAPGNAGGGGNEFNAGGGGGANGGAGGLGGNGVSSLNAPGSFPNGGRPGSVNYDLLKPELSRLIMGGGGGAGQADNALDGVKGGVGGGIILINVGRITGTGEIKANGSNGKIGLFNSNADGAGGGGAGGTVFIKVTDPDPSALFKIQANGGNGGSTTSDSGGAHGPGGGGGGGEVFHSLPPSTVNVTVNKGIAGFLDLTGHDFATDGQNGHEVPFLVPDLPDYLQGGGTVCYPELNTVIAKVSPNEVHYPGDLVSYQIKTSNFPNGGNAGGVQVKVQLPTGFSYNSATVTYTGDAGGPISISNFNSDDNIPVFGYFNISPGDTVLITLTARINCGTSVGVYKSNAQVQYLDPTRTIANTNRRISPLINSFPGSNTSYETGTAGTVPGSNYSGQISISGDVMIGVPDVSNNKIKSPSNTTFCIEGIPDQLEGAPIITGAGSYTYQWQSSPDGITYQDIAGAVAKDYKPGLIQQTMYYRRAIAHSGCIITQVTSNIVKFDVIMPVDKVDFEMPDICLKDAAAKFTNQTITANDANTQITYLWDFGDPGSPNPTSTERDGQHIYTHTGEYLTQLTVFRNGCGRTIEKTFRVNGIAPKADFTVQNNTAFCSDREVLFEDHATVDFGQITRIDWYYDSENNPLVVETDNNPQLRLAAPRLYKHLYPVFNTPATRVFKVRMVVYSGLSCIDERTIPITLLAVPNVVFDALPATICSSASPFQLTQGREISGLLPGKGIYSGDGVSTSGLFDPALAGAGKHTITYSFMPDNGCSSVAKTQDIMVFGTPTVNAGKDQTVLEGGEVQLTAAVTASSYLSLSYKWSPSTGLDRDDIPNPVASPSRDVTYQLTVTTSQGCSATDDVFIYVLQNPEIPNTFTPNGDGINDEWNIKYLSSYPQATINVFNRYGGKVYSGTGAAKNWDGKYNGEYVPVGVYYYLIDPKNGRKVLSGSLTVLR, from the coding sequence ATGAAAAGAATATCTCTACTTTTAGTGCTGTTTTTTTTATGCTCAGCATTACAGGCACAAACTTGTGGCACACCGGGTCTGGATGGACCTGTAAATGTTTCCAGTTCAATTAATACTTATTTCCCACCGCAAGGAAATATAAATTTACCAATGGGGGCAAAAAGTATCTTGCTCGCTCCTGTACCTGCAAATGATATTTATGGCAATAATTTTGGCATTACTCCTATCAGTGCCGGAGATATGTTATTAATTATTCAAATGCAGGATGCAGTCATAAATTTCACAAATGATGCCTTTTATGGTTCCAATGATGACAAATCAGGGTATGATGGACTTGGTGGCACAGGGTACATCAGTCTGGATAATAGTGGCAAATTCGAATATGTGATTGCGACTAACGCTGTTCCACTTAGCGGTGGCATTTTAACCTTTAGGGGGATTGGTGCAACAAAAGGAATCGTTAATAGCTATACAAACGCTCCAGCTGTCTCTGACCGCGGAGCAAGGACATTTCAGATTGTCAGGATTCCTCAGTATTCTAACCTTACTTTAACTAAAGATATCAAAACTCCGCCTTTTAATGGAAAGGCAGGAGGAATTATTGCATTTGACGTGTCTGGAACCATGAACTTTAATGGATTTCAGGTAGATGCTTCTGCAAGAGGCTTTCGCGGCGGATATGGACCAGCTACCGGTGTAAGCCAAAACTTAGCTGCATTATATGTTACCCTTTCCACCGACTACCGCGCCTCTTGCAAAGGAGAAGGTATAGCTGGAACACCCCGGTACATGTGGGATGGCTTTAATCAGGTTGACAACCAAGTTGAGGGGTTGCCTATGGGATCCTATGGTAAAGGTGCTCCCGGTAACGCAGGTGGTGGTGGAAATGAATTTAATGCTGGCGGTGGCGGTGGTGCAAATGGCGGTGCTGGCGGCTTGGGTGGCAATGGCGTTTCCTCTCTCAATGCTCCCGGCTCTTTTCCAAATGGTGGAAGACCAGGATCAGTGAACTATGATTTGCTAAAGCCAGAGTTGAGCAGGCTGATTATGGGAGGTGGAGGTGGAGCCGGTCAGGCTGACAATGCGCTGGATGGTGTAAAAGGTGGAGTTGGTGGTGGGATTATCCTGATTAATGTTGGCCGGATAACGGGGACCGGAGAAATCAAGGCAAACGGAAGCAATGGAAAGATTGGACTGTTCAATAGCAATGCTGACGGAGCAGGTGGTGGTGGTGCAGGAGGTACAGTATTCATCAAAGTTACTGATCCTGACCCATCGGCCTTATTTAAAATTCAGGCCAATGGAGGGAATGGAGGGAGTACAACATCTGACAGCGGTGGTGCGCACGGCCCCGGTGGTGGCGGTGGTGGTGGTGAAGTATTTCATTCTCTTCCACCCTCAACAGTTAATGTAACTGTAAATAAAGGTATCGCCGGTTTCTTAGACTTGACAGGACATGATTTTGCCACCGATGGACAGAATGGACATGAAGTTCCTTTTTTAGTGCCAGATCTTCCTGATTATTTACAAGGTGGAGGAACTGTGTGTTATCCCGAACTCAACACAGTAATAGCAAAGGTCAGCCCTAATGAGGTTCATTATCCAGGAGATCTGGTAAGCTATCAGATTAAAACAAGCAATTTTCCCAATGGAGGAAATGCTGGCGGCGTACAAGTTAAGGTACAACTTCCCACTGGTTTTTCATATAATTCAGCAACCGTAACTTATACCGGAGATGCTGGTGGGCCAATCAGTATTAGTAATTTTAATAGCGATGACAACATACCTGTATTCGGATATTTTAACATTTCTCCGGGCGATACGGTTTTGATCACACTTACAGCGCGGATTAATTGCGGTACTTCAGTTGGAGTTTATAAAAGTAATGCACAAGTACAGTACTTAGACCCTACACGCACCATTGCGAATACTAATCGCAGAATAAGTCCGTTGATAAATTCTTTTCCAGGCAGCAATACTTCTTATGAAACAGGCACTGCCGGAACAGTGCCAGGAAGCAATTATAGTGGTCAAATCTCAATTTCCGGGGATGTAATGATAGGAGTACCAGATGTAAGCAACAATAAGATTAAGTCTCCGTCGAATACGACATTTTGTATCGAAGGAATTCCTGATCAACTAGAAGGAGCCCCAATAATAACAGGAGCAGGCTCTTATACTTACCAATGGCAATCTTCTCCAGATGGAATTACTTACCAGGATATAGCTGGTGCCGTGGCGAAAGACTATAAACCCGGATTAATTCAGCAAACCATGTACTACCGTCGTGCTATAGCTCATTCAGGCTGCATTATCACACAAGTTACCAGTAATATCGTTAAGTTCGATGTAATTATGCCAGTAGATAAAGTGGATTTTGAGATGCCGGACATTTGTTTGAAAGACGCTGCTGCAAAATTCACCAATCAAACCATAACTGCCAATGATGCTAATACCCAGATTACTTATTTATGGGATTTTGGAGATCCTGGTTCGCCGAACCCAACTTCTACAGAAAGAGACGGGCAGCATATTTATACCCATACAGGAGAATACCTCACCCAACTGACCGTGTTCAGAAATGGATGTGGACGGACTATAGAAAAAACATTCCGCGTAAACGGCATTGCCCCCAAAGCTGACTTTACGGTGCAGAACAATACGGCGTTTTGTAGTGATAGGGAGGTGTTATTTGAAGATCATGCAACAGTAGATTTCGGACAGATCACCCGTATTGACTGGTATTATGATTCGGAAAATAATCCTTTGGTTGTAGAAACAGATAACAACCCACAATTACGGCTTGCCGCACCAAGGTTATACAAGCATCTTTACCCCGTATTTAATACTCCTGCGACTAGAGTATTCAAAGTACGAATGGTTGTTTATTCTGGGCTTTCCTGCATCGATGAACGAACTATTCCGATTACTTTACTCGCTGTGCCCAATGTGGTTTTTGATGCATTACCAGCAACAATATGTAGTTCAGCCTCTCCATTTCAGTTAACCCAGGGCAGAGAGATTTCTGGTTTACTACCAGGCAAGGGTATTTATTCCGGCGACGGAGTCAGTACTTCCGGCCTGTTTGATCCTGCGTTGGCAGGTGCAGGAAAACATACTATAACTTATTCATTTATGCCAGATAATGGTTGTTCTTCAGTAGCCAAAACACAGGATATTATGGTTTTTGGTACTCCGACTGTAAACGCCGGGAAAGACCAAACCGTTTTGGAAGGTGGAGAAGTACAATTGACAGCAGCAGTAACTGCTTCATCCTATTTAAGCTTAAGCTATAAATGGAGCCCATCGACTGGTCTGGACAGGGATGATATACCTAATCCTGTCGCATCACCTTCACGCGATGTTACCTATCAATTGACAGTAACAACGTCACAGGGATGTTCCGCTACAGATGATGTATTTATATATGTGCTACAGAATCCGGAAATCCCCAATACTTTTACGCCAAATGGGGACGGTATTAATGATGAATGGAATATTAAATATTTGAGCAGTTATCCACAGGCCACCATCAATGTATTCAATAGATATGGCGGAAAAGTGTATAGTGGAACTGGTGCTGCAAAGAACTGGGATGGAAAATATAACGGTGAATATGTGCCGGTAGGGGTGTATTATTATTTAATAGATCCTAAAAATGGAAGAAAAGTCCTTTCAGGTTCTTTAACCGTGTTAAGATAA
- the gap gene encoding type I glyceraldehyde-3-phosphate dehydrogenase, whose translation MKLAINGFGRIGRVFLRTALEKNINVVAINDLGDPATLAHLFKYDTVHRGFKGEVTFDQEALIINGKRINVYREAQPENLPWKALDIDIVLESTGKFTTRTGAGKHLLAGAKQVLISAPADKDIPMFVLGVNDSVLDLSAEIISNASCTTNNVAPMVKILDDKWGILDGYITTIHSMTGDQNLHDAPHKDLRRARAASASIIPTSTGAAKAITNIFPHLEGKLGGAGIRVPVLNGSLTDFTCILKEKATIEEINAAFKSAAENEMKAVLEYTEDPIVSVDILDNQHSCIFDAQLTSIVGDLVKVVGWYDNESGYSARLVDLVLKISASHD comes from the coding sequence ATGAAATTAGCAATTAATGGTTTTGGTAGGATAGGACGTGTATTTTTACGGACTGCACTGGAAAAAAATATCAATGTGGTCGCTATAAACGATCTTGGTGATCCGGCAACTTTAGCACATCTGTTTAAATATGATACGGTTCACCGTGGTTTTAAGGGTGAAGTAACCTTTGATCAGGAAGCGCTGATTATTAACGGAAAACGAATTAACGTTTACCGCGAAGCCCAACCAGAGAATCTACCCTGGAAAGCTTTGGATATAGATATTGTACTGGAATCTACTGGGAAATTTACAACCAGAACAGGTGCAGGCAAACATCTACTGGCAGGTGCAAAACAAGTACTCATCTCTGCCCCGGCAGATAAAGACATTCCTATGTTCGTACTGGGAGTTAATGATTCAGTACTGGACTTGAGTGCAGAGATTATTTCTAACGCTTCCTGTACCACGAATAATGTAGCACCAATGGTCAAGATCCTCGATGATAAATGGGGGATTCTTGATGGTTATATAACTACTATACATTCCATGACTGGTGATCAGAACCTGCATGATGCACCACATAAAGATTTAAGAAGAGCAAGAGCTGCTTCTGCTTCGATTATTCCTACCAGTACAGGAGCTGCAAAAGCAATCACCAATATTTTTCCGCATCTGGAAGGTAAATTGGGAGGAGCAGGAATCCGTGTTCCGGTATTAAACGGGTCATTGACTGATTTTACTTGTATTCTTAAGGAGAAAGCCACGATAGAAGAAATTAATGCAGCTTTTAAATCAGCTGCTGAAAATGAAATGAAAGCTGTACTGGAATATACAGAAGACCCGATTGTTTCAGTAGATATCCTGGATAATCAGCACTCTTGTATTTTTGATGCGCAGCTTACGTCTATTGTTGGAGATCTGGTTAAAGTGGTGGGCTGGTATGATAATGAGTCCGGTTATTCCGCAAGACTGGTAGACTTGGTTCTTAAAATTTCAGCAAGTCATGATTAG
- a CDS encoding GNAT family N-acetyltransferase: protein MIRRISPAETLHLRSTVLWGNRPLADCGLATDAIDNGFHLGCFEEDKLVSIGTFIPENYKEKGDGGFRLRAMATDPAYTGRGFGAALINFAINELRSVHASYIWCNARTVAVGFYSRLGFEVISEEFEIPGVGPHFDMFSQIAEK, encoded by the coding sequence ATGATTAGAAGGATCTCTCCGGCAGAGACACTGCATCTTAGAAGTACAGTGTTATGGGGCAACAGACCATTGGCAGATTGTGGTCTGGCTACTGATGCGATAGACAATGGGTTCCATCTGGGTTGTTTTGAAGAGGATAAGCTGGTTTCTATCGGTACATTTATACCCGAAAATTATAAAGAAAAAGGCGACGGAGGTTTCAGATTGCGTGCTATGGCTACCGATCCGGCTTATACAGGGCGTGGTTTTGGTGCAGCATTAATAAATTTTGCAATCAATGAGCTGAGATCGGTTCATGCTTCTTATATTTGGTGTAATGCAAGGACTGTTGCTGTAGGTTTTTACAGCAGATTAGGGTTTGAAGTCATTTCTGAGGAATTCGAAATTCCAGGAGTCGGCCCGCATTTTGATATGTTTAGCCAAATAGCCGAAAAATAA
- a CDS encoding phosphoglycerate kinase has product MKTVDQCDFKDKKALVRVDFNVPLDKEFNITDDKRMRAALPTITKILNDGGAVILMSHLGRPKGGPENQFSLKHILGDLSRMLDLEVKFADDCIGASAVDAARNLVPGQVLLLENLRFYKEEEKGDKDFAAKLAKLGDVYVNDAFGTAHRAHASTSIIAEFFPTEKYFGYLMAEELKNAEKINNNAEKPFTAIMGGAKVSDKILLIESLLEKVDNLIIGGGMAYTFSKAQGGEIGTSLLEADRMELCLQLLEKAKAKGVNIILPLDTVIADKFDNNAEKKNVDAGHIPADWMGLDIGPKSVELFSEVIKKSKTLLWNGPMGVFEMANFEQGTRAVANAVVAATKENGAFSLIGGGDSAAAIAKFNLEDEVSYVSTGGGALLEYMEGKELPGVKAING; this is encoded by the coding sequence ATGAAAACAGTTGACCAATGTGATTTCAAGGATAAGAAAGCTTTAGTAAGGGTAGATTTTAATGTGCCTTTGGATAAGGAATTCAATATTACAGACGATAAAAGAATGCGTGCTGCATTGCCAACAATCACTAAAATTTTGAATGATGGTGGTGCTGTAATTTTAATGTCACACTTAGGCCGTCCAAAAGGAGGTCCTGAAAATCAATTTTCGCTGAAACATATTTTAGGTGATTTATCAAGAATGCTTGATCTTGAAGTTAAATTTGCGGATGATTGTATTGGCGCTTCTGCTGTTGATGCAGCCAGAAACCTTGTTCCCGGACAGGTTCTGTTATTAGAAAACCTTCGTTTTTACAAAGAAGAAGAAAAAGGAGATAAAGATTTTGCAGCTAAACTTGCAAAATTAGGCGATGTATATGTAAATGACGCTTTTGGTACAGCTCACCGTGCACATGCTTCTACTTCAATTATTGCTGAGTTTTTTCCAACAGAAAAATACTTTGGTTATCTGATGGCTGAAGAGCTGAAAAATGCAGAGAAAATCAATAACAATGCAGAGAAACCTTTCACTGCGATTATGGGTGGCGCGAAAGTATCAGACAAAATCCTTTTGATTGAGAGCTTACTTGAAAAAGTAGATAACCTGATTATTGGTGGTGGTATGGCTTATACTTTCAGTAAAGCACAAGGTGGTGAAATCGGTACTTCTTTATTGGAAGCAGATCGTATGGAGCTTTGTTTGCAATTGCTGGAAAAAGCGAAGGCAAAAGGTGTAAATATCATTTTACCACTGGATACTGTTATCGCTGATAAATTTGACAATAATGCTGAAAAGAAAAATGTTGACGCAGGTCATATCCCGGCAGACTGGATGGGATTAGATATTGGTCCTAAGTCTGTTGAACTTTTCTCTGAAGTGATTAAGAAATCAAAAACGTTATTATGGAATGGTCCGATGGGCGTTTTCGAAATGGCTAATTTTGAGCAGGGTACACGTGCAGTTGCCAATGCAGTTGTAGCGGCTACCAAAGAAAATGGTGCATTTTCTTTAATTGGTGGTGGTGACTCTGCTGCTGCAATTGCTAAATTCAACCTGGAAGATGAAGTAAGTTATGTTTCTACTGGTGGTGGTGCCTTGCTTGAATACATGGAAGGTAAAGAACTGCCTGGCGTTAAGGCTATTAACGGATAA
- the mraZ gene encoding division/cell wall cluster transcriptional repressor MraZ, protein MVQLLGEFDCKLDTKGRMMVPSNLKKQLPNVEQEGLVINRGFEKHLVIYPKKVWEGIVEELSKLNQYEKKTREFIRFFTRGATELTLDASGRVNLPKSLLEFAGIDGEVILSCQFDKIELWSKTAYDNLLDSEPEDFANLAEEVMGNKNRGEDGK, encoded by the coding sequence ATGGTTCAACTACTTGGAGAATTTGATTGTAAATTGGATACGAAAGGCCGCATGATGGTCCCTTCGAATCTGAAAAAACAATTGCCAAACGTTGAGCAAGAGGGACTTGTGATAAACAGAGGTTTTGAAAAGCATTTGGTGATCTACCCTAAAAAAGTGTGGGAAGGCATAGTGGAAGAGCTGAGTAAACTGAACCAATACGAGAAGAAAACGAGAGAATTTATTCGGTTTTTTACCCGTGGCGCGACAGAATTGACGCTGGATGCTTCGGGTAGAGTCAATCTTCCGAAGTCATTATTGGAATTTGCAGGTATAGATGGCGAAGTAATTTTGTCTTGTCAGTTTGATAAAATAGAGCTTTGGTCTAAAACTGCTTATGACAATTTACTGGATAGTGAGCCGGAAGATTTTGCAAATCTGGCGGAAGAAGTGATGGGAAATAAAAACAGGGGGGAAGATGGAAAATAA
- the rsmH gene encoding 16S rRNA (cytosine(1402)-N(4))-methyltransferase RsmH — protein MENNYHVPVLLQECIDGLNIKPDGVYVDVTFGGGGHSREILSKLGKDGVLIAFDQDPDAQRNKIDDPRFLFVDQNFAFLKNNLRLLGYKQVDGILADLGVSSHQFNEPERGFSTRFESSLDMRMDKQGKLTAAAVLNTYTEDKLHKIFGIYGEVKNAKSLARAVVTSRAGQPIVTLADFKAAAGAHIPKGKENKYMAQVFQALRIEVNAEIEVLESFLLQTAEVLSPGGRLVVMSYHSLEDRPVKNFIAKGKIRGEADKDFFGNEEKPYKVITRKAVIAEQDELERNSRSRSAKLRIGERI, from the coding sequence ATGGAAAATAATTATCATGTGCCAGTACTTTTGCAGGAATGTATTGATGGGTTGAATATCAAGCCTGATGGCGTGTATGTGGATGTTACTTTTGGCGGAGGCGGCCATTCAAGAGAAATCTTGTCTAAACTGGGCAAAGATGGCGTACTCATCGCTTTTGATCAGGATCCTGATGCGCAGCGTAACAAGATTGATGATCCCCGCTTTTTATTTGTTGATCAGAATTTCGCTTTCTTAAAAAATAATCTTCGTTTGTTAGGTTATAAGCAGGTAGATGGTATTCTGGCTGACCTTGGTGTTTCTTCACATCAGTTCAATGAGCCTGAAAGAGGCTTCTCTACCCGTTTCGAATCTTCTTTGGATATGCGTATGGATAAACAAGGCAAGCTCACTGCTGCTGCTGTTTTAAATACTTATACTGAAGATAAACTGCATAAAATATTTGGGATCTATGGTGAGGTTAAAAATGCGAAATCATTAGCCAGAGCGGTGGTAACATCCCGCGCCGGACAACCTATTGTTACCCTGGCTGATTTTAAAGCAGCAGCAGGTGCACACATCCCTAAGGGAAAAGAAAATAAATACATGGCACAGGTGTTTCAGGCTTTACGGATCGAAGTGAACGCGGAGATCGAAGTACTGGAAAGCTTTTTATTGCAAACTGCTGAGGTATTAAGCCCTGGTGGCAGATTGGTAGTGATGTCTTACCATTCACTGGAAGACAGGCCGGTAAAGAATTTTATTGCTAAAGGAAAGATCAGAGGTGAAGCAGATAAAGATTTCTTTGGGAATGAAGAAAAACCATATAAAGTAATTACGCGTAAAGCAGTGATTGCTGAACAGGACGAGCTGGAAAGAAACAGCAGGTCCAGAAGTGCAAAGTTGAGAATTGGAGAAAGAATCTAA
- a CDS encoding FtsL-like putative cell division protein: MNNQFRADEVEDEEELPEEPVIRLKKPKKEKKESENANLFFKKLFVDGVVTKEAATAMLPFLIFLSLLTMLYIANSHMAVKNIRDIDKLNKEVKELSWEYKSLKADLMFKSKLTEVAKKVDTLGIKELTEPPKKIIINSDEH; this comes from the coding sequence ATGAATAACCAGTTCAGAGCAGATGAGGTAGAGGACGAAGAGGAATTACCAGAAGAACCGGTAATTCGTTTAAAGAAGCCTAAAAAGGAAAAGAAGGAGTCTGAAAATGCTAACCTTTTCTTTAAAAAGCTTTTTGTGGATGGCGTAGTGACTAAAGAAGCCGCTACTGCCATGTTGCCTTTTCTTATCTTTTTGTCGCTGTTGACGATGCTTTACATCGCAAACAGCCATATGGCGGTTAAAAATATCAGAGATATAGATAAATTAAATAAAGAAGTAAAAGAACTAAGCTGGGAATATAAATCACTGAAAGCTGATTTAATGTTCAAAAGCAAGTTAACGGAAGTAGCTAAAAAAGTAGATACGTTAGGCATTAAGGAGCTAACAGAGCCTCCTAAAAAAATTATCATAAATAGTGATGAACATTAG